From Streptomyces qinzhouensis, one genomic window encodes:
- a CDS encoding DnaB-like helicase N-terminal domain-containing protein, protein MNPLARAEQAVLGAVFLDPGQLERLSPWLRPEHFYRPAHQALYASALALRDRGHPGSTAAVGAVPVSWVADAVTEAGTRTRGLTASYAHQLVTACPRPEHAVVYGRMVLEGAIHRTVAEHAVRLHQAARADTVRGGTEETLIRADALTTVLADLARRWGTEPRPIAPPVQPEPTPWTTAGVDADEEFLLACLTARPAQLDAVVGWLRPSDFGDPGHQQLYRALGALHHRGEPVDQLTVLWEVQRRGALTSGALDAERVLAVCDPLAVAGSAEHFGEQVLGAALVRTAAESARQIRGLAENAALPAGRLIGHALHALGPLDEVRRRWHTARTGPVPDKPRPPAAARSSPGRAEAARARSRPRRTNTPAPVAAPVPASPTRTSRRSPA, encoded by the coding sequence GTGAATCCCTTGGCACGGGCCGAGCAGGCCGTGCTCGGCGCCGTGTTCCTCGACCCCGGCCAGCTCGAACGGCTGAGTCCGTGGCTGCGGCCCGAACACTTCTACCGGCCCGCCCACCAAGCCCTCTACGCCTCTGCCCTCGCCCTGCGCGACCGAGGGCATCCGGGGAGCACGGCGGCGGTCGGGGCGGTGCCGGTGTCGTGGGTCGCGGACGCGGTCACCGAGGCCGGCACCCGCACCCGGGGGCTGACGGCCTCGTACGCGCACCAGCTCGTCACCGCCTGCCCCCGCCCGGAACACGCCGTGGTGTACGGGCGGATGGTGCTGGAAGGCGCCATCCACCGCACGGTCGCCGAGCACGCCGTCCGGCTCCACCAGGCCGCCCGCGCCGACACCGTCCGCGGTGGCACCGAGGAAACCCTCATACGGGCCGACGCCCTCACCACGGTGCTGGCGGATCTCGCCCGTCGCTGGGGCACCGAGCCCCGGCCTATCGCGCCTCCGGTCCAGCCCGAGCCGACGCCCTGGACGACCGCAGGGGTGGACGCGGATGAGGAGTTCCTGCTGGCCTGCCTCACCGCGCGCCCCGCCCAGCTCGACGCGGTCGTCGGCTGGCTCCGTCCCTCGGACTTCGGCGACCCGGGGCATCAGCAGCTCTACCGGGCGCTCGGGGCCCTGCACCACCGGGGCGAGCCCGTCGACCAGCTCACCGTGCTGTGGGAGGTCCAGCGGCGCGGCGCCCTCACCAGCGGGGCCCTCGACGCGGAACGGGTCCTTGCGGTCTGCGACCCGCTGGCGGTTGCCGGGTCGGCGGAGCACTTCGGTGAACAGGTCCTCGGGGCGGCCCTGGTCCGTACAGCGGCTGAGAGCGCCCGGCAGATACGGGGGTTGGCCGAGAATGCGGCGCTTCCGGCGGGGCGGCTGATCGGGCACGCCCTGCACGCCCTCGGCCCGCTGGACGAGGTCCGCCGGCGGTGGCACACCGCCCGCACCGGCCCCGTACCCGACAAGCCCCGGCCGCCGGCTGCGGCGCGGTCGTCGCCCGGCCGCGCGGAGGCAGCCCGCGCCCGCAGCCGCCCCCGCCGCACCAACACACCGGCCCCGGTTGCCGCGCCGGTCCCCGCTTCCCCCACCCGCACCTCCCGACGGAGCCCCGCATGA
- a CDS encoding type IV secretory system conjugative DNA transfer family protein — MLGAAALGMGAGFLAWLFGNLSNVAVGTGAWVPYDPAAALLRPEEVWPDLPTAAIVAGCRVLPVLALFTGGFVGAKLWLRWRGGTSGLASARDLSALLPKESAAKAIGLRPSLKGTRPKDVAPDDRGVLLGTLKPGRAEVRSSWEDVLLAIMAPRSGKTSGLAIPAILRAPGPVLLTSNKAANDAFTATATARAEVGTVWTLDPQQIAHAPREMWWDILADAHDLAGARRLAGHFVTASVDESSAGDFWSTAAANTLTALFLAAANDGRPITDVLAWLASPADRTPVDLLHDAGLDAVAAQLQGTVAGAVETRDGIYETARQYASCLLDPEIAAWVTPPRRMEKIAEFRPGAFATSRDTLFLLSKDGGGSASAIIAAAADAVMRAAVIQAERDGGRLDPCLLAILDEAANVCKIQDLPDLYSHLGSRGVIPVTILQSYRQGVRVWGESGMDALWSAATVKLIGSGIDDADFADKLSRLVGDHDVRTVSVSTSESGKSTSVSMRQERVLPADAIRALPKGSALLLATGIRPALLDLKPWYKEPDAARHGAASAAATAGITERALAKTLGRHGLGPTA, encoded by the coding sequence ATGCTCGGCGCCGCCGCGCTCGGCATGGGCGCCGGGTTCCTGGCCTGGCTGTTCGGCAACCTCTCCAACGTCGCCGTCGGCACCGGGGCCTGGGTCCCGTACGACCCGGCCGCCGCCCTGCTCCGCCCCGAGGAGGTGTGGCCGGACCTGCCCACGGCCGCGATCGTCGCCGGGTGCCGGGTCCTGCCCGTCCTCGCCCTGTTCACCGGCGGGTTCGTCGGCGCGAAGCTGTGGCTGCGCTGGCGCGGCGGCACCAGCGGCCTCGCGTCCGCCCGGGACCTGTCCGCGCTGCTGCCGAAGGAGAGCGCGGCGAAGGCGATCGGGCTGCGGCCGAGTCTGAAAGGCACCCGGCCGAAGGACGTGGCGCCGGATGACCGGGGCGTCCTGCTGGGGACGTTGAAGCCGGGGCGGGCGGAGGTGCGGTCGTCGTGGGAGGACGTGCTGCTGGCGATCATGGCCCCGCGTTCCGGGAAGACGTCCGGTCTGGCGATCCCGGCGATCCTGCGGGCCCCCGGTCCCGTGCTGCTGACATCGAACAAGGCCGCGAACGACGCGTTCACCGCCACCGCGACGGCGCGGGCCGAGGTCGGGACGGTGTGGACGCTGGACCCGCAGCAGATCGCGCACGCCCCTCGGGAAATGTGGTGGGACATCCTCGCCGACGCCCACGATCTGGCCGGGGCCCGACGGCTCGCCGGGCACTTCGTCACCGCCTCGGTGGACGAATCCAGTGCGGGGGACTTCTGGTCGACGGCCGCCGCGAACACCCTCACGGCGCTGTTCCTGGCGGCGGCGAACGACGGGCGGCCGATCACCGACGTCCTGGCCTGGCTCGCCTCGCCCGCCGACCGCACCCCCGTCGATCTCCTGCACGACGCGGGGCTGGACGCGGTCGCCGCGCAGCTCCAGGGCACCGTGGCCGGCGCCGTCGAAACCCGCGACGGCATCTACGAGACAGCCCGCCAGTACGCGAGCTGCCTCCTCGATCCGGAGATCGCCGCCTGGGTCACCCCGCCCCGGCGGATGGAGAAGATCGCCGAGTTCCGCCCGGGGGCGTTCGCCACCAGCCGCGACACGTTGTTCCTGCTGTCGAAGGACGGCGGCGGCTCCGCCAGCGCGATCATCGCCGCCGCCGCTGACGCGGTGATGCGGGCGGCGGTGATCCAGGCCGAGCGCGACGGCGGACGCCTCGACCCCTGTCTGCTGGCGATTTTGGATGAGGCGGCGAACGTGTGCAAGATCCAGGATCTCCCGGACTTGTACTCCCACTTGGGATCCCGGGGTGTGATCCCGGTGACGATCCTCCAGTCCTACCGGCAGGGGGTGCGGGTCTGGGGAGAGAGCGGCATGGACGCCCTGTGGTCCGCGGCGACGGTCAAGCTGATCGGCTCCGGCATCGACGACGCGGACTTCGCCGACAAGCTCTCGCGTCTCGTCGGTGACCACGACGTCCGCACGGTCTCGGTGTCCACCAGTGAGTCGGGGAAGTCGACGTCGGTGTCGATGCGGCAGGAGCGGGTGCTGCCCGCCGATGCGATCCGCGCGCTCCCGAAGGGTTCGGCGCTTCTGCTGGCCACCGGCATCCGCCCCGCCCTCCTCGACCTGAAGCCCTGGTACAAGGAGCCGGACGCCGCCCGGCACGGCGCGGCCTCCGCGGCGGCGACCGCCGGGATCACCGAGCGGGCCCTCGCCAAGACCCTCGGCCGCCACGGCCTCGGGCCCACAGCATGA
- a CDS encoding ATP-binding protein encodes MSVRPRASASPLFTPHRTDRRTNRRAKAEFTAAQAKARHATRPETRHTVTGPDPELQPTYPAAGRPGPASARGGRLKLPAHRMTTAVASGAYPFLAEGGLGAQGIYVGQDVHAEASFCYDPFALYGRLEGFTNPNILLAGIIGMGKSALAKSLALRATAFGYKVYVPCDPKGEWTVVARELGGQTIALGPGLPGRLNPLDAPEKPYGISDEDWTTEVRKRRLLLLGSLAKTVLRRELHPMEHTALDIALDQVVAYTQQTGTTPLLGDVAFVLGSPQHLDAATGESSGRLGRAAEDLAHALRRMIHGDLGGMFDAPSTVRFDPSAPMLSIDLSRLGGTGDDTGLVLAMTCASAWMEAAISDPTAGRRWVIYDEAWRVMRHVALLERMQSQWKLSRGLGIANVMVIHRLSDLLTAGEAGSRGRALAEGLLTDCSTRIIYRQEADQLASAATLLGLTGVETQAVAALTKGRGLWKVAGRSFITQHLLHPAERTLFDTDARMHAKDREFEYFEEGS; translated from the coding sequence ATGTCCGTACGCCCCCGGGCTTCTGCGAGCCCGCTGTTCACCCCCCACCGCACCGACCGCCGGACCAACCGGCGGGCGAAGGCCGAGTTCACCGCCGCGCAGGCCAAGGCCCGCCACGCCACCCGCCCCGAAACCCGCCACACCGTGACCGGGCCGGACCCGGAACTCCAGCCCACCTACCCGGCCGCTGGCCGCCCCGGACCGGCCTCGGCCCGGGGCGGGCGTCTCAAGCTCCCGGCCCACCGGATGACGACCGCCGTCGCCAGTGGCGCGTATCCGTTCCTCGCGGAGGGCGGGCTCGGCGCCCAGGGGATCTATGTCGGCCAGGACGTCCACGCCGAAGCCAGCTTCTGCTACGACCCCTTCGCCCTGTACGGGCGGCTGGAGGGGTTCACCAACCCCAACATCCTGCTCGCCGGGATCATCGGCATGGGCAAGTCCGCGCTCGCCAAATCCCTCGCCCTGCGCGCCACCGCCTTCGGCTACAAGGTCTACGTCCCCTGCGACCCGAAGGGCGAGTGGACCGTCGTCGCCCGGGAGCTGGGCGGGCAGACTATCGCCCTCGGCCCCGGCCTGCCTGGCCGGCTGAATCCGCTGGATGCTCCGGAGAAGCCGTACGGGATCAGCGACGAGGACTGGACGACCGAGGTCCGCAAGCGCCGTCTTCTCCTCCTCGGCTCGCTGGCGAAGACCGTGCTCCGCCGGGAGCTGCACCCGATGGAGCACACCGCGCTGGACATCGCGCTCGACCAGGTCGTCGCGTACACGCAGCAGACGGGGACGACGCCGCTGCTCGGCGATGTCGCCTTCGTCCTCGGCTCGCCCCAGCATCTCGACGCCGCGACCGGCGAATCGTCCGGGCGGCTCGGGCGGGCGGCCGAGGACCTCGCCCACGCCCTCCGTCGCATGATCCACGGTGATCTCGGCGGGATGTTCGACGCACCCTCGACTGTGCGGTTCGATCCGTCGGCGCCGATGCTGTCGATCGACCTGTCCCGCCTCGGCGGCACCGGCGATGACACGGGGCTGGTGCTGGCGATGACGTGTGCGTCGGCGTGGATGGAGGCGGCGATCTCCGACCCCACCGCCGGGCGCCGCTGGGTGATCTACGACGAGGCGTGGCGGGTGATGCGGCATGTCGCGCTGCTGGAGCGGATGCAGTCCCAGTGGAAGCTCTCCCGTGGGCTGGGCATCGCCAACGTCATGGTGATCCACCGGTTGTCCGACCTGCTGACCGCGGGCGAGGCCGGCTCCCGGGGCCGCGCCCTCGCAGAGGGCCTCCTCACGGACTGCTCGACCCGAATCATCTACCGGCAGGAAGCCGACCAGCTCGCCTCCGCCGCCACCCTCCTCGGCCTCACCGGCGTCGAAACCCAGGCCGTGGCCGCCCTCACCAAGGGCAGGGGTCTGTGGAAGGTCGCGGGCCGGAGCTTCATTACGCAGCACCTCCTGCACCCTGCCGAGCGGACGTTGTTCGACACCGACGCCCGGATGCATGCCAAAGACCGCGAGTTTGAGTATTTCGAAGAGGGTTCGTAA
- a CDS encoding DUF6238 family protein: MPTDLAFATEALDFHRAITVPDGPLAATRPELDALHQHCLALYALLDAHTTRTTPIDRAGGEALKAARVRLWQAAEHLHAAWHRAPTTDADRLLTAGGCRPRLPVCGRHLRMSVRVRRTHTPAELRAPFTGPDRL; the protein is encoded by the coding sequence ATGCCGACCGACCTGGCGTTCGCCACCGAGGCCCTCGATTTCCACCGGGCGATCACCGTCCCCGACGGACCACTCGCCGCCACCCGCCCGGAGCTGGATGCCCTCCACCAGCACTGTCTCGCCCTCTACGCCCTCCTCGACGCCCACACCACCCGCACCACCCCGATCGACCGCGCCGGGGGCGAGGCGTTGAAGGCGGCGCGGGTGCGGCTGTGGCAGGCGGCCGAACATCTGCACGCCGCCTGGCACCGCGCCCCCACGACCGACGCCGACCGGCTGCTGACCGCCGGAGGTTGCCGTCCCCGGCTGCCGGTGTGCGGGCGTCACCTGCGGATGTCCGTACGCGTCCGCCGCACACACACCCCCGCCGAACTACGGGCCCCGTTCACCGGCCCCGACCGCCTCTGA
- a CDS encoding SCO6880 family protein, translated as MHPDSSASPAPATVKFPHRSRRGVLLGLTAPQLVAVALTGLLLLTVLMSSGVPGALKLIPLWTVILAAVFVRYRGRSLADWAPIALRYATRRAKGQLVWLTRPSSRPRREGLLHLPGTAASLRVVTSPDRRTGAVHDPHQGTLTAVVRVSSRAFALLDPAAQNSNVAGWGRTLAALSRTGHIARVQVLERTVPDSGDALQRYWSEYGNPDTHLAGPVYTDLLTAAGPAAAPHESYVAIALDLKAARRLINQAGGGLTGAFSVLTQLTATFDQSVRNAGLTPGGWLTAGEIAAVIRTAYDPKASAALDQWSDTDRPQADPAAAGPVVLVEKADRIETDSAHHATFWIENWPRIETSAGFLHQLLFTSGVRRTLSLTYAPKGLDAALKDVQRKKATVIADAAERQRKGQVDSEEDNVEYADIKNRERELIAGHADVALTGLVTVSADTPDQLNSACAAIETAAVAALVDLRPLTWQQAEAFTNAALPLARP; from the coding sequence ATGCACCCTGACTCCTCTGCTTCCCCGGCTCCGGCCACGGTGAAGTTCCCCCACCGCTCCCGCCGGGGCGTACTGCTCGGGCTGACCGCGCCGCAGCTCGTCGCCGTCGCCCTGACCGGCCTGCTCCTCCTCACCGTCCTGATGTCCTCCGGCGTCCCCGGCGCGCTGAAGCTCATCCCCCTGTGGACCGTGATCCTGGCCGCCGTGTTCGTCCGGTACCGGGGACGGTCCCTCGCCGACTGGGCCCCGATCGCCCTCCGCTACGCGACCCGGCGGGCGAAGGGCCAGCTTGTGTGGCTGACCCGGCCGTCGTCCCGGCCCCGGCGTGAGGGTCTGCTCCATCTCCCGGGCACGGCCGCCTCGCTGCGGGTGGTCACCTCCCCCGACCGCCGTACCGGAGCCGTTCACGACCCGCACCAGGGGACGCTGACCGCAGTGGTTCGGGTTTCGTCCCGGGCGTTCGCGCTGCTCGACCCGGCCGCCCAGAACTCGAATGTCGCCGGGTGGGGGCGAACCCTGGCCGCGCTGTCCCGTACGGGGCACATCGCCCGGGTGCAGGTCCTGGAGCGGACGGTGCCGGACTCCGGTGACGCGCTCCAGCGGTACTGGTCCGAGTACGGGAACCCGGACACCCATCTCGCCGGGCCCGTCTACACCGACCTGCTGACCGCCGCCGGGCCCGCAGCGGCACCGCACGAGAGCTACGTCGCCATCGCCCTCGACCTGAAGGCCGCCCGGCGTCTGATCAACCAAGCCGGTGGCGGGCTGACCGGGGCGTTCTCCGTACTGACCCAGTTGACCGCGACGTTCGATCAGTCGGTGCGCAACGCGGGTCTCACCCCGGGCGGGTGGCTGACGGCGGGCGAGATCGCCGCCGTGATCCGTACCGCCTATGACCCGAAGGCGTCCGCCGCCCTCGACCAGTGGTCGGACACCGACCGGCCCCAGGCCGACCCCGCCGCCGCCGGCCCGGTGGTCCTGGTGGAGAAGGCGGACCGGATCGAGACCGACTCGGCCCACCACGCCACGTTCTGGATCGAGAACTGGCCCCGGATCGAAACGAGTGCGGGGTTCCTGCACCAGCTCCTGTTTACCTCCGGCGTCCGCCGCACCCTCTCCCTCACTTACGCGCCGAAGGGCCTCGACGCCGCGCTGAAGGACGTGCAGCGGAAGAAGGCGACGGTCATCGCGGACGCGGCGGAGCGGCAGCGCAAGGGCCAGGTCGACTCCGAGGAGGACAACGTCGAGTACGCGGACATCAAGAACCGCGAACGCGAGCTGATCGCCGGCCACGCCGACGTCGCCCTCACCGGCCTCGTCACGGTGTCCGCGGACACCCCCGACCAGCTCAACTCCGCCTGCGCGGCGATCGAGACGGCTGCCGTGGCGGCGCTGGTCGATCTGCGTCCGCTGACCTGGCAGCAGGCCGAGGCGTTCACCAACGCAGCCCTCCCTCTCGCCCGCCCGTGA
- a CDS encoding SCO6881 family protein → MPSACDLPLMNTVCDAVGGVASETGQAITDGIGAWIAKSMGEMAQAAADLAAQAVDKTTAVDLNATWFRENYELLLPIGLVLIVGTFCLQLMRAAWRRDERALFQAVTGTVAGVFFAFAAIACTTVALTIVDALSAGLFKAANSSVDDAIRRVIKVNSYGAMYGLGWGIPAIVALGATIGAFLYWAVMVARKVGILILVTLAVFAGAGGGWEVARRWRRGWIEATSSLIVSKLLMTIVFLLGVSAMGKTDPSDGLSALSDAMAGIVIMVLVLLCPYATYKFVHWAAEGGGQDDLHRTGVAGVTVAAGAAKTAGQLAMQAGTGMPAPQGPAKVPGQGAGGVAAGINPAGGNTSPEGISGDEPPQTTFRFGESPNATGDKGQPLIRRPRTDGDKGRPLIQRPGGSTGTGTGGGATGEASGVTASATEATSTPGSSGSTSPGPVPAGAPAGPPEGIQAVSAPPVPARPSAPPGLSPQGGTTPARWVYPKPPTGLGGSAPRS, encoded by the coding sequence ATGCCTTCAGCATGTGACCTTCCCCTGATGAACACCGTCTGCGACGCGGTCGGCGGCGTCGCCAGCGAGACCGGCCAGGCCATCACGGACGGCATCGGCGCCTGGATCGCCAAGTCCATGGGCGAGATGGCCCAGGCCGCCGCCGACCTCGCCGCCCAGGCCGTGGACAAGACCACCGCCGTCGACCTCAACGCGACCTGGTTCCGCGAGAACTACGAGCTGCTGCTCCCGATCGGCCTGGTGCTGATCGTCGGCACCTTCTGTCTGCAGCTGATGCGGGCGGCGTGGCGGCGGGACGAGCGGGCCCTGTTCCAGGCCGTGACCGGCACGGTCGCCGGGGTGTTCTTCGCGTTCGCCGCCATCGCCTGCACCACCGTCGCCCTCACTATCGTGGACGCCCTCTCGGCGGGGTTGTTCAAGGCGGCGAACTCCTCGGTGGACGATGCGATCCGCCGTGTGATCAAGGTCAATTCCTACGGGGCGATGTACGGGCTCGGCTGGGGCATCCCCGCGATCGTCGCCCTCGGTGCCACCATCGGCGCGTTCCTCTACTGGGCCGTCATGGTCGCCCGGAAGGTCGGCATCCTCATCCTGGTGACGCTGGCGGTGTTCGCCGGGGCCGGCGGCGGCTGGGAGGTCGCCCGCCGCTGGCGGCGCGGGTGGATTGAGGCCACCAGTTCCCTGATCGTCTCCAAGCTGCTGATGACGATCGTGTTCCTCCTCGGCGTCTCCGCCATGGGCAAGACCGACCCCTCGGACGGGCTCAGCGCTCTGTCGGACGCGATGGCCGGAATCGTGATCATGGTCCTCGTTCTGTTGTGCCCCTATGCGACGTACAAGTTCGTGCACTGGGCCGCTGAGGGCGGCGGGCAGGACGATCTGCACCGCACCGGCGTCGCCGGGGTCACGGTCGCGGCCGGGGCGGCGAAGACCGCCGGGCAGCTCGCCATGCAGGCCGGCACGGGTATGCCCGCGCCGCAGGGCCCGGCCAAGGTCCCCGGCCAGGGTGCCGGGGGCGTCGCCGCCGGGATCAACCCGGCCGGAGGCAACACCTCGCCGGAGGGGATCTCCGGGGACGAGCCGCCGCAGACCACCTTCCGGTTCGGCGAGAGCCCGAACGCCACCGGCGACAAGGGCCAGCCCCTCATCCGCCGCCCCCGCACCGACGGCGACAAGGGCCGACCGCTCATCCAGCGACCCGGCGGCAGCACAGGTACCGGGACCGGCGGCGGCGCGACCGGAGAAGCCTCCGGGGTGACCGCGTCAGCGACCGAAGCGACCAGTACACCAGGCTCATCCGGTTCGACTTCCCCGGGCCCGGTGCCCGCCGGAGCACCGGCCGGCCCACCGGAGGGGATTCAGGCGGTGTCCGCCCCGCCGGTCCCTGCCCGGCCGTCGGCTCCGCCGGGGCTGAGTCCGCAGGGCGGGACGACCCCAGCCCGGTGGGTCTACCCAAAGCCGCCCACCGGTCTGGGCGGCTCGGCCCCCCGGTCCTGA
- a CDS encoding DUF6112 family protein — protein sequence MNISQSGQFLAFNPGIKPADGGLPGLDVLKDVISSINLFGIIAVVGALAVSALVWAWGHHSGGHQAEANGKKGTVVAAGCALLLGAANGIVSFFSAMGTQVN from the coding sequence GTGAACATCAGTCAGTCGGGTCAGTTCCTGGCCTTCAACCCCGGTATCAAGCCCGCGGACGGCGGTCTGCCGGGTCTGGACGTTCTGAAGGACGTCATCAGCTCGATCAACCTCTTCGGGATCATCGCGGTGGTCGGGGCGCTCGCGGTGTCGGCGCTGGTGTGGGCCTGGGGTCACCACTCCGGCGGGCACCAGGCGGAGGCGAACGGCAAGAAGGGCACCGTGGTCGCCGCCGGGTGCGCGCTGCTGCTGGGCGCGGCGAACGGCATCGTCAGCTTCTTCTCCGCGATGGGCACCCAGGTCAACTGA
- a CDS encoding C40 family peptidase, producing the protein MKKVAVIAGGVALAPLLLIAPVAVALVGATNAQAACDAQGVDTGAVAEQVESILNGGDGGGVSVTGLPDPKEQIPHARTIQATGVAMKVPVRGQIVALATALQESGLRNLNYGDRDSLGLFQQRPSMGWGTPEQVRDPVYASTKFYEGLLKVSGWESMTVTQAAQAVQLSGFPDAYAKWEPLATALQKAIAPTLTGDETTNPDASDPGGGCGPGGDGSEFGPIPAGVLPKGYEIPADAPKSVQTAIRWGLGALGTPYQWGGTCANPRGQDPMGRCDCSSLMQAAYKAGGVSLTRTTYTQVKEGKAVSAKALKPGDLLFTRGTAQVPEHVGLFIGSGLILHSPRTGDVVKIATLAEWRPDILAVRRVV; encoded by the coding sequence GTGAAGAAAGTCGCGGTGATCGCGGGCGGGGTCGCGCTGGCTCCGTTGCTGCTGATCGCCCCGGTCGCCGTCGCCCTGGTCGGCGCCACCAACGCGCAGGCCGCCTGTGATGCACAGGGTGTGGATACCGGTGCGGTCGCAGAGCAGGTGGAGTCGATCCTGAACGGCGGGGACGGCGGTGGCGTTTCCGTCACCGGCCTCCCGGACCCGAAGGAGCAGATTCCGCACGCGCGGACGATTCAGGCCACCGGGGTGGCGATGAAGGTCCCTGTCCGAGGGCAGATCGTCGCCCTGGCCACCGCCCTTCAGGAGTCGGGCCTGCGCAACTTGAATTACGGGGACAGGGATTCGTTGGGGTTGTTCCAGCAGCGTCCGTCGATGGGCTGGGGCACCCCGGAGCAGGTCCGGGACCCGGTGTACGCGTCGACCAAGTTCTACGAAGGGCTGCTCAAGGTCTCGGGCTGGGAGTCGATGACGGTCACCCAGGCCGCGCAGGCCGTCCAGCTCTCCGGTTTCCCGGACGCGTACGCGAAGTGGGAGCCGCTGGCGACCGCGCTGCAGAAGGCCATCGCCCCCACCCTCACCGGCGACGAGACCACCAACCCCGATGCCTCCGACCCTGGTGGCGGGTGTGGTCCCGGCGGTGACGGATCGGAGTTCGGTCCGATCCCGGCCGGGGTGCTGCCGAAGGGGTACGAGATCCCGGCCGATGCACCGAAGTCGGTGCAGACGGCGATCCGCTGGGGTCTCGGTGCCCTGGGCACCCCGTATCAGTGGGGCGGGACGTGCGCGAACCCCCGGGGGCAGGACCCGATGGGGCGGTGCGACTGCTCGTCCCTGATGCAGGCCGCGTACAAGGCCGGCGGTGTCTCCTTGACCCGGACCACGTACACCCAGGTCAAGGAGGGCAAGGCGGTCAGCGCGAAAGCGCTGAAACCCGGTGATCTGCTGTTCACCCGGGGCACGGCTCAGGTCCCTGAGCACGTCGGCCTGTTCATCGGCTCGGGTCTGATCCTGCACTCCCCGCGTACCGGCGACGTCGTCAAGATCGCCACCCTCGCGGAGTGGCGGCCGGACATCCTCGCCGTCCGCCGCGTCGTCTGA
- a CDS encoding DNA-methyltransferase — translation MPYTLHRGDALTVLKTLPDESVDAVITDPPYNSGGRTSSERTARTARAKYTSGDAGHDLANFPGENRDQRSYRAWLTDLLTESYRAAREHAVVMVFTDWRQEPTTSDALQMAGWTWSGTIPWIKPASRPRKGGPKQDSEFILWGVKGTLDKTRDLYLPGHYVASQPRKDRVHITQKPVEVMRRLVQVARPGGTVLDPFAGSGSTGVAALKEGRSFVGIELSDHYAEVAEQRLREAVLTRDDVDLAGPER, via the coding sequence GTGCCGTACACGCTGCACCGAGGCGACGCGCTCACCGTCCTGAAGACCCTGCCCGACGAGTCCGTCGACGCCGTGATCACGGACCCGCCGTACAACTCCGGCGGTCGGACGTCCTCGGAGCGCACCGCCCGGACCGCGCGGGCGAAGTACACCAGCGGGGACGCCGGCCACGACCTGGCGAACTTCCCGGGCGAGAACCGCGACCAGCGCTCGTACCGGGCGTGGCTGACGGACCTGCTGACCGAGTCGTACCGGGCGGCCCGCGAGCACGCGGTCGTGATGGTGTTCACGGACTGGCGGCAGGAGCCGACGACGTCGGACGCGCTGCAGATGGCGGGCTGGACCTGGTCCGGCACGATCCCGTGGATCAAGCCCGCGTCCCGGCCGAGGAAGGGCGGGCCGAAGCAGGACTCGGAGTTCATCCTCTGGGGCGTCAAGGGCACCCTCGACAAGACCCGTGACCTCTACCTGCCCGGCCACTACGTCGCCTCCCAGCCCCGCAAGGATCGGGTCCACATCACCCAGAAGCCGGTCGAGGTGATGCGCCGGCTCGTCCAGGTCGCCCGCCCCGGCGGCACCGTCCTCGACCCCTTCGCCGGCTCCGGCTCCACCGGGGTGGCCGCGCTGAAGGAAGGCCGGAGCTTCGTCGGGATCGAGCTGTCCGACCACTACGCCGAAGTCGCCGAGCAGCGGCTGCGCGAGGCCGTCCTCACCCGGGACGACGTCGACCTCGCCGGGCCGGAGCGGTGA